One Hordeum vulgare subsp. vulgare chromosome 4H, MorexV3_pseudomolecules_assembly, whole genome shotgun sequence DNA window includes the following coding sequences:
- the LOC123449606 gene encoding germin-like protein 3-1, with amino-acid sequence MGATSNHAAPISRAILSLVTIIFSAVCDSDPDLLVDYCVADTRAAAGALDFHFNGLPCIDPATARAGHFATSALSAPTDPSATLFGFNATVTSPAASLPGANAQGLAMARVDLAPGGMAPLHSHPRASEVALVLSGGVLVGFADTSYRLYTQRLRAGEAFVFPRGMVHFIRNEDTSSPAVVLSGLNSQSPGAQLLPFSAFRTEPRLPDEVVKKTFRITGQDVQRIQRSLGGS; translated from the coding sequence ATGGGCGCCACAAGCAACCATGCCGCTCCCATCTCTCGAGCCATCCTTTCGCTCGTGACGATCATCTTCTCCGCCGTCTGCGACTCTGACCCGGACCTCCTCGTCGACTACTGCGTCGCCGACACGAGGGCCGCCGCCGGCGCGCTCGACTTCCACTTCAACGGCCTGCCGTGCATCGACCCGGCGACGGCGCGCGCGGGCCACTTCGCGACGTCGGCGCTCTCGGCGCCCACGGACCCGTCGGCCACGCTCTTCGGGTTCAACGCGACGGTGACCAGCCCGGCGGCGTCCCTCCCAGGCGCGAACGCGCAGGGGCTGGCCATGGCGCGCGTGGACCTCGCGCCCGGCGGCATGGCGCCGCTGCACTCCCACCCGCGCGCGTCGGAGGTGGCGCTGGTGCTCTCCGGCGGCGTGCTGGTGGGGTTCGCCGACACGTCGTACCGGCTGTACACGCAGCGGCTGCGCGCCGGCGAGGCGTTCGTGTTCCCGAGGGGCATGGTGCACTTCATTCGCAACGAGGACACGTCGTCGCCGGCCGTCGTGCTGTCCGGGCTCAACAGCCAGAGCCCCGGCGCGCAGCTCCTGCCCTTCTCGGCGTTCCGGACGGAGCCGCGGCTGCCCGACGAGGTCGTCAAGAAGACCTTCAGGATCACCGGGCAGGACGTGCAGAGGATACAAAGGAGCCTCGGTGGCTCGTAG
- the LOC123447100 gene encoding uncharacterized protein LOC123447100, whose amino-acid sequence MTTASVLLTLALVISLLALGHPLAHARHVKDPSMPTGDSTSVKKGLQQGNTMKLDEAGKTKKVENVGVEESSKGSFEPSFGNQGSHGVESDKVAVLARRGEPPKPHPKKHN is encoded by the exons ATGACTACTGCCTCAGTTCTTCTTACACTTGCCCTGGTTATCTCCTTGCTCGCCCTTGGCCATCCGCTCGCTCATGCTCGCCATG TGAAGGACCCGTCCATGCCAACCGGTGATTCCACGTCTGTAAAGAAAGGATTACAGCAAGGGAATACCATGAAGCTCGATGAAGCTGGGAAGACCAAGAAAGTTGAAAATGTGGGAGTGGAGGAGTCATCGAAGGGTTCCTTTGAACCAAGCTTTGGCAACCAGGGGAGCCATGGTGTTGAGTCTGATAAGGTGGCCGTACTTGCTCGTCGTGGAGAACCACCCAAGCCTCACCCAAAGAAACACAACTGA